The Bacillus vallismortis genome window below encodes:
- a CDS encoding argininosuccinate synthase produces MSEQKKVVLAYSGGLDTSVAIKWLQEQGYNVIACCLDVGEGKDLAFVQQKALEVGATNSYVIDAKEEFAQDYALISLQAHTMYEGKYPLVSALSRPLIAKKLVEIAEKEDAQAIAHGCTGKGNDQVRFEVSIKSLNPDLEVIAPVREWQWSREEEIEYAASRGIPIPINLDSPYSIDQNLWGRANECGILEDPWAAPPEGAYDLTAPLEKTPDTPEVIEIAFEQGVPVSIDGVAYSLSELILKLNEMAGAHGVGRIDHVENRLVGIKSREVYECPGAMTLIKAHKELEDLTLVKEVAHFKPIIEQKMSEIIYNGLWFSPLKDALHAFLKETQQHVTGIVRIKLFKGHAIVEGRKSEYSLYDEKLATYTKDDAFDHHAAIGFIELWGLPTKVNSIVKKKEQMKA; encoded by the coding sequence ATGTCAGAACAGAAAAAAGTTGTATTAGCATACTCAGGAGGCCTTGATACCTCCGTTGCAATAAAATGGCTTCAGGAGCAAGGGTATAATGTGATCGCCTGCTGCCTGGACGTCGGTGAAGGCAAGGATTTGGCATTTGTTCAGCAGAAAGCGCTGGAAGTAGGCGCGACAAACTCCTACGTGATCGATGCAAAAGAAGAATTCGCACAGGACTACGCGCTTATCTCTTTGCAGGCTCATACGATGTATGAAGGAAAATATCCGCTCGTTTCCGCATTATCTCGACCGCTGATTGCGAAAAAACTGGTTGAAATCGCTGAAAAAGAAGATGCACAGGCGATTGCGCACGGATGTACAGGGAAAGGGAATGACCAGGTTCGTTTCGAGGTCTCTATTAAATCATTAAATCCTGATCTTGAAGTCATCGCGCCGGTTCGGGAATGGCAATGGTCACGTGAAGAAGAAATTGAATATGCGGCAAGCCGCGGCATTCCGATTCCGATCAATCTTGACAGCCCGTATTCTATCGACCAAAACCTATGGGGACGCGCAAACGAGTGCGGCATTTTAGAAGATCCATGGGCGGCTCCGCCTGAAGGTGCATACGATCTAACAGCTCCGCTGGAAAAAACGCCGGACACGCCGGAAGTGATTGAAATTGCGTTTGAGCAAGGCGTGCCTGTATCCATTGACGGCGTAGCCTACTCGCTTTCTGAACTGATTTTGAAGCTGAATGAAATGGCAGGCGCTCACGGTGTCGGACGTATCGACCACGTGGAAAACCGCCTTGTCGGCATTAAATCCCGTGAAGTATACGAATGCCCAGGTGCAATGACACTGATCAAAGCGCATAAAGAATTGGAAGATTTGACGCTTGTAAAAGAGGTAGCCCACTTTAAACCGATCATCGAGCAAAAAATGTCAGAAATCATTTACAACGGCTTATGGTTTTCTCCGTTAAAAGACGCGCTGCACGCTTTCTTAAAAGAAACGCAACAGCATGTCACAGGCATTGTTCGCATCAAGCTGTTTAAAGGCCATGCGATTGTAGAAGGACGCAAATCAGAATACTCTCTATATGATGAAAAACTTGCAACATATACAAAAGACGATGCGTTTGATCACCATGCGGCAATCGGGTTTATCGAGCTTTGGGGACTTCCGACAAAAGTGAACAGCATCGTGAAAAAGAAGGAGCAGATGAAAGCATGA
- a CDS encoding molybdenum cofactor biosynthesis protein B, translating into MSVQEHKQEAPDIVRCKVITVSDTRTEETDKSGKLMISFLEEAGHHIAAYEIVKDEKDALQRAVLAGCMDEQTDAVLLNGGTGIADRDVTIEAISPLFSKELPGFGEIFRMLSYTEDIGSAAIMSRATAGVIQHTAVFSTPGSSGAVKLAMKKLIIPELAHVVREIRKDK; encoded by the coding sequence ATGAGCGTTCAAGAGCATAAACAAGAAGCGCCCGATATCGTTCGGTGCAAAGTGATCACAGTCAGTGACACGAGGACGGAAGAAACGGATAAAAGCGGCAAGCTGATGATCTCATTTTTAGAAGAAGCCGGTCATCACATTGCCGCCTATGAAATTGTAAAAGATGAAAAGGATGCTTTGCAGCGGGCTGTCCTTGCCGGTTGCATGGATGAACAGACAGACGCGGTACTCTTAAACGGAGGGACGGGCATAGCAGATCGGGACGTCACCATTGAAGCCATTTCGCCGCTGTTTTCAAAAGAACTGCCCGGCTTTGGAGAAATATTCAGAATGCTGAGTTATACAGAGGATATCGGCTCGGCCGCAATCATGTCGAGAGCGACTGCCGGCGTTATCCAGCATACAGCTGTTTTCTCAACGCCAGGCTCAAGCGGCGCGGTAAAGCTGGCAATGAAGAAGCTGATTATTCCCGAACTTGCACATGTCGTCAGAGAAATCAGAAAAGACAAGTAA
- a CDS encoding acetate kinase — MSKIIAINAGSSSLKFQLFEMPSETVLTKGLVERIGIADSVFTISVNGEKNTEVTDIPDHAVAVKMLLNKLTEFGIIKDLNEIDGIGHRVVHGGEKFSDSVLLSDETIQEIEDISELAPLHNPANIVGIKAFKEVLPNVPAVAVFDTAFHQTMPEQSYLYSLPYEYYEKFGIRKYGFHGTSHKYVTERAAELLGRPLKDLRLISCHLGNGASIAAVEGGKSIDTSMGFTPLAGVAMGTRSGNIDPALIPYIMEKTGQTADEVLNTLNKKSGLLGISGFSSDLRDIVEATKEGNERAETALEVFASRIHKYIGSYAARMSGVDAIIFTAGIGENSVEVRERVLRGLEFMGVYWDTALNNVRGEEAFISYPHSPVKVMIIPTDEEVMIARDVTRLAK; from the coding sequence ATGTCCAAAATTATTGCAATTAACGCAGGAAGCTCGTCTTTGAAATTTCAGCTTTTCGAAATGCCTTCAGAAACGGTTTTAACGAAGGGTTTAGTTGAACGAATTGGTATCGCCGACAGCGTATTTACGATATCTGTAAACGGCGAGAAAAATACAGAAGTAACTGATATTCCGGATCATGCGGTAGCGGTTAAAATGCTGCTGAATAAGCTAACGGAATTCGGCATTATTAAAGATTTGAATGAAATTGACGGAATCGGCCACCGTGTCGTGCACGGCGGAGAAAAATTCAGCGATTCTGTCTTATTAAGTGATGAAACCATTCAGGAAATTGAAGATATTTCTGAATTGGCACCGCTTCACAACCCGGCGAATATCGTTGGAATTAAAGCGTTCAAAGAAGTGCTTCCAAATGTTCCTGCGGTTGCTGTTTTTGATACGGCATTCCACCAAACTATGCCTGAACAGTCTTACCTGTACAGCCTGCCTTATGAATACTATGAAAAATTCGGCATCCGTAAATACGGCTTCCACGGCACTTCACATAAATATGTGACTGAGCGTGCAGCAGAGCTTCTTGGCCGTCCGTTAAAAGACTTACGCCTGATTTCCTGCCACCTTGGAAACGGCGCTAGTATTGCTGCTGTTGAAGGCGGAAAATCAATTGATACATCTATGGGCTTTACGCCGCTTGCCGGTGTGGCAATGGGTACACGCTCTGGAAACATCGACCCTGCCCTGATCCCATACATCATGGAGAAAACAGGCCAGACAGCTGACGAAGTACTGAATACATTAAACAAAAAAAGCGGACTGCTCGGCATCTCCGGTTTCTCAAGCGATCTTCGTGACATCGTTGAAGCAACGAAAGAAGGAAATGAGCGTGCGGAAACGGCCCTTGAAGTCTTCGCGAGCAGAATCCACAAATACATCGGTTCTTACGCTGCAAGAATGAGCGGTGTCGATGCGATCATCTTTACTGCCGGTATCGGTGAAAACAGTGTGGAAGTCAGAGAGCGCGTTCTTCGCGGCTTAGAATTCATGGGCGTTTACTGGGATACTGCGCTTAATAACGTACGCGGCGAGGAAGCTTTCATCAGCTATCCGCATTCTCCAGTAAAAGTCATGATCATTCCGACTGATGAAGAAGTCATGATTGCGCGCGACGTTACCCGTTTAGCAAAATAA
- a CDS encoding class I SAM-dependent methyltransferase: protein MQKDHVGAVYELLDEAAIIIKNELQISYIEALAEAGEMYFLEKTNQLKLSDEKTEQLQALLEKAEFGTYEHEWVRKAFQLSVLKGLKDISHPNRQMTPDTIGLFISYLVNKFMAGQKELTVLDPAVGTGNLLFTVLNQLSEKTANSFGIEIDDVLLKIAYAQANLLKKELELFHQDSLEPLFIDPVDTVICDLPVGYYPNDEGAEAFELKADEGHSFAHHLFIEQSLKHTKPGGYLFFMIPNHLFESSQSDKLKQFFKEKVHINALLQLPKSIFKEEAHAKSILVLQKKGEGTKTPGQILLANLPSFTNQKAMLDMMAQIDAWVGKEK, encoded by the coding sequence ATGCAAAAAGACCATGTGGGCGCGGTGTACGAGCTGTTAGACGAAGCCGCGATCATCATAAAGAATGAATTGCAAATTTCATATATAGAGGCGCTGGCTGAAGCGGGAGAAATGTATTTTCTTGAAAAAACGAATCAGCTGAAACTGTCTGATGAGAAAACCGAACAGCTTCAGGCTCTGCTTGAAAAAGCGGAATTCGGCACATATGAGCACGAGTGGGTGCGCAAAGCTTTTCAGCTGTCTGTCCTGAAAGGCCTGAAAGATATCTCTCATCCGAACAGACAGATGACGCCGGACACAATTGGGCTTTTCATCAGTTATTTGGTGAATAAGTTTATGGCGGGCCAAAAGGAACTTACGGTCCTTGATCCGGCTGTCGGAACGGGAAACCTTCTGTTCACCGTGCTGAACCAGCTGTCTGAAAAAACGGCGAATAGCTTTGGCATTGAAATTGATGACGTACTGCTGAAGATCGCGTATGCCCAAGCGAACCTTTTGAAAAAAGAGCTTGAGCTGTTCCATCAGGACAGCCTTGAGCCGCTGTTTATCGATCCTGTTGACACGGTCATATGCGATCTGCCGGTCGGCTATTATCCGAATGACGAAGGAGCAGAAGCGTTTGAGCTCAAAGCGGACGAAGGTCATTCCTTCGCACATCATCTGTTTATAGAACAGAGCCTCAAACATACCAAACCGGGCGGCTATTTATTTTTTATGATCCCGAATCATTTGTTTGAGAGCTCCCAAAGCGACAAGCTGAAACAGTTTTTTAAAGAAAAGGTTCATATCAACGCCCTTTTGCAGCTGCCAAAGTCTATTTTTAAAGAAGAGGCTCATGCCAAAAGCATCCTTGTGCTCCAGAAAAAAGGAGAGGGGACGAAAACGCCGGGGCAAATTCTGCTTGCGAATCTTCCGTCTTTCACCAATCAGAAGGCGATGCTTGATATGATGGCTCAAATAGATGCGTGGGTTGGAAAAGAAAAATAG
- the tpx gene encoding thiol peroxidase gives MAEITFKGGPVTLVGQEVKVGDQAPDFTVLTNSLEEKSLADMKGKVTIISVIPSIDTGVCDAQTRRFNEEAAKLGDVNVYTISADLPFAQARWCGANGIDKVETLSDHRDMSFGEAFGVYIKELRLLARSVFVLDENGKVVYAEYVSEATNHPNYEEPIEAAKALVK, from the coding sequence ATGGCTGAAATTACATTTAAAGGCGGTCCGGTTACACTTGTCGGACAAGAAGTGAAAGTAGGGGATCAAGCTCCTGATTTCACAGTGCTGACTAACAGCCTTGAAGAAAAATCGTTAGCTGATATGAAAGGAAAGGTAACGATTATTTCTGTTATCCCTTCAATTGACACAGGTGTTTGTGATGCGCAAACACGCCGTTTTAACGAAGAAGCAGCAAAGCTTGGAGATGTCAACGTCTACACAATCAGTGCAGACCTTCCATTTGCACAAGCTCGCTGGTGCGGCGCTAACGGAATTGACAAAGTAGAAACGCTGTCTGACCACAGAGACATGTCATTTGGCGAAGCGTTCGGTGTGTATATTAAAGAACTTCGTCTGCTTGCGCGTTCCGTATTTGTCCTTGATGAGAATGGAAAAGTCGTTTACGCAGAATATGTAAGTGAAGCAACAAACCACCCGAACTATGAAGAGCCAATCGAGGCTGCTAAGGCATTAGTGAAGTAA
- the ytfJ gene encoding GerW family sporulation protein yields MADHPIQGLMKTAMENLKEMIDVNTIIGDPVETPDGSVILTVSKVGFGFAAGGSEFGGKPAEKKSGDDETREQKLPFGGGSGGGVSITPIAFLIVGSTGIRMLHLDENTHLIEKILDAAPQTLERIQQMFKKNNKNQGQGQNQNQNQNQMNNMNNMNY; encoded by the coding sequence ATGGCAGACCATCCCATTCAAGGTTTAATGAAAACCGCAATGGAAAACTTGAAGGAAATGATTGATGTTAACACCATCATCGGAGACCCGGTGGAGACGCCGGATGGAAGCGTGATTTTAACGGTCTCTAAAGTTGGATTCGGATTCGCTGCAGGCGGAAGTGAGTTTGGCGGTAAGCCGGCAGAAAAGAAATCCGGAGACGATGAGACAAGAGAACAAAAACTCCCTTTCGGAGGCGGAAGCGGAGGCGGTGTGTCCATTACACCGATCGCGTTTTTAATTGTCGGATCGACCGGCATCAGAATGCTTCATTTAGATGAAAACACTCATTTGATCGAGAAAATTTTAGACGCAGCTCCTCAAACACTAGAGCGCATCCAGCAAATGTTTAAGAAAAACAACAAGAACCAAGGTCAAGGCCAAAACCAAAACCAAAACCAAAATCAAATGAATAATATGAACAATATGAATTATTAA
- a CDS encoding DUF2953 domain-containing protein, translating into MIYVLTAILILIGIVLLLRMKVHVAVEYLHAEDNDKLTLKITTLFGLIRVKKSIPAIKVNKADGTVDIKQKSKSKVKESSGKQKITFDDVQQSIHKIEMLLHQVKNLRKINATFLAHLHITKLEWVTIVGIHDAAVTGVLTGAVWGVKGGIAAMLYEHLDFVEKPVYEVIPSFQVPVSKTHFQCIFFFRFGHAMLAAFKFVKYGRELSALKKNPSSRMTSKNDSSV; encoded by the coding sequence ATGATATATGTGCTGACAGCCATTCTTATTCTTATAGGTATCGTGCTGCTTCTCAGAATGAAAGTACATGTTGCGGTCGAGTATCTTCATGCCGAGGATAACGACAAACTGACCTTGAAGATTACGACGCTGTTTGGCCTGATCCGGGTCAAAAAATCAATCCCGGCCATTAAGGTGAACAAAGCTGACGGAACAGTTGACATCAAACAAAAATCAAAATCCAAAGTGAAAGAAAGCAGCGGCAAGCAAAAAATCACATTTGATGATGTGCAGCAAAGTATCCATAAAATCGAAATGCTTCTGCACCAGGTCAAAAATTTACGGAAAATCAACGCGACTTTTCTGGCGCATTTACATATCACAAAACTCGAATGGGTTACAATCGTGGGAATTCATGACGCAGCAGTAACAGGCGTGTTAACAGGTGCTGTATGGGGTGTGAAAGGCGGTATCGCTGCGATGCTGTATGAGCATCTGGATTTTGTGGAGAAACCCGTCTATGAAGTGATTCCGTCGTTTCAAGTCCCTGTCTCCAAGACTCATTTTCAGTGTATATTCTTTTTTCGCTTTGGACATGCTATGCTTGCAGCTTTCAAATTCGTCAAATACGGACGGGAGTTATCCGCATTAAAGAAGAATCCGTCGTCTCGAATGACTTCAAAGAATGATTCATCAGTTTAA
- a CDS encoding RDD family protein, translating into MDVTYEEFERNDIKGPQEAEQLTHAYAGFWVRFWAFLLDWLVVWGLNHLLVSPLFTVLDLPKTSGMFTFSAYSVTTLVVFLAYFALLTKFFRQTLGKMVFGLKVVSVKPDHKLTWSTVIFREVVGRYIDKIWILYIVVAFSPTKQGIHDYIADTTVVHEKLYRK; encoded by the coding sequence ATGGATGTGACATATGAAGAGTTTGAGCGCAATGACATCAAAGGCCCGCAAGAAGCGGAGCAGCTGACACATGCTTATGCGGGCTTTTGGGTTCGTTTCTGGGCTTTCCTGCTTGATTGGCTCGTTGTATGGGGATTAAACCATTTACTTGTTTCTCCCCTCTTTACCGTATTGGATCTGCCGAAAACATCCGGCATGTTTACCTTCTCGGCTTACAGTGTGACTACGCTTGTAGTGTTTCTTGCCTATTTTGCCCTGCTGACAAAGTTCTTCAGGCAGACGCTTGGAAAAATGGTGTTCGGCCTCAAAGTGGTTTCTGTGAAACCGGACCATAAGCTGACATGGAGTACAGTGATTTTTCGTGAAGTAGTCGGAAGGTATATTGATAAGATTTGGATTTTATATATCGTCGTTGCTTTTTCACCTACAAAACAGGGGATTCATGACTACATCGCGGACACGACTGTGGTGCATGAAAAACTATATCGCAAATAA
- the sppA gene encoding signal peptide peptidase SppA, translating to MNAKRWIALVIALGIFGVSIIVSISMSFFESVKSAQTDLSSLTDESQEKTLENGSLSSKIAVLEVSGTIQDNGDSSSLLGSGGYNHRTFLKNLERAKDDKTVKGIVLKVNSPGGGVYESAEIHKKLEEIKKETKKPIYVSMGSMAASGGYYISTAADKIFATPETLTGSLGVIMESVNYSKLADKLGISFETIKSGAHKDIMSPSREMTKEEKNIMQSMVDNSYEGFVDVISEGRGMSKAEVKKIADGRVYDGRQAKKLKLVDELGFYDDTISAMKKDHKDLKNASVISYEESLGLGSLFSMGANKMFKSEIDFLNMREILSQSGSPRMMYLYAK from the coding sequence ATGAATGCAAAAAGATGGATCGCATTAGTGATTGCCCTGGGGATTTTCGGCGTTTCCATCATCGTCAGTATCTCAATGAGTTTCTTTGAAAGCGTCAAAAGCGCTCAAACGGATCTCTCATCACTGACGGATGAATCGCAGGAAAAGACGCTGGAAAACGGCAGTCTCTCAAGTAAAATTGCCGTATTGGAGGTCAGCGGCACCATTCAGGATAATGGGGATTCAAGCAGTCTGCTGGGATCAGGCGGATATAACCACAGAACGTTCTTAAAAAACCTTGAGCGTGCAAAAGATGACAAGACAGTTAAAGGCATCGTTCTGAAAGTGAATTCTCCGGGCGGCGGAGTATATGAAAGTGCTGAAATACATAAGAAGCTGGAAGAGATCAAGAAAGAAACAAAAAAACCGATTTACGTGTCAATGGGATCGATGGCAGCATCTGGCGGCTATTACATCTCGACGGCGGCTGATAAGATTTTTGCGACCCCGGAAACCTTAACTGGGTCACTCGGCGTCATTATGGAAAGTGTTAATTATTCAAAGCTTGCTGATAAGCTCGGAATTTCTTTTGAAACGATTAAGAGCGGGGCCCATAAGGATATTATGTCTCCTTCCCGTGAGATGACGAAAGAAGAAAAGAACATTATGCAATCTATGGTTGATAATTCATATGAAGGATTTGTTGATGTCATTTCTGAAGGCCGCGGCATGTCGAAAGCGGAGGTAAAGAAAATTGCGGACGGACGTGTGTATGACGGACGGCAGGCGAAAAAACTGAAGCTCGTTGATGAACTTGGTTTTTATGACGATACCATTTCAGCGATGAAAAAGGATCATAAGGATTTAAAAAACGCCTCTGTCATTTCTTACGAGGAAAGCTTGGGATTAGGCTCGCTGTTTTCCATGGGCGCCAACAAAATGTTTAAGAGTGAAATCGATTTTCTTAATATGAGAGAAATTCTTTCACAATCCGGTTCGCCGAGAATGATGTATCTCTATGCGAAGTAG
- a CDS encoding NAD kinase: MTDQRRNVYFFHKQDQKTNEQASTLTQLAEEHGFTVVNQPSDANIIASIGGDGTFLQAVRKTNFRDDCLYVGITKKGKAHLYCDFHSDDQGKMVDAMTFEQIEVRKYPLIEVTVDNASPFHCLNEVSIRSSIIKTFVMDVLIDDLHFETFRGDGMIISTPTGSTAYNKSVAGAVVDPLLPCIQVSELASLNNNTYRTLGSPFVLSSDRKLTLRVMQDGNEHPIIGLDNEALSTRNVKTIEIKLSDKKIKTVKLKDNSFWEKVKRTFL, translated from the coding sequence ATGACCGATCAACGCCGTAATGTTTATTTTTTTCACAAACAGGACCAGAAAACAAACGAACAAGCCAGCACGTTAACACAATTGGCTGAAGAACATGGATTTACGGTTGTGAATCAGCCCTCAGACGCCAATATTATCGCAAGCATTGGCGGAGACGGCACATTTTTGCAAGCAGTCAGAAAAACGAATTTCCGTGACGATTGCTTGTACGTCGGCATTACCAAAAAGGGGAAAGCTCATTTATATTGCGACTTTCATAGTGATGATCAAGGGAAAATGGTCGATGCAATGACGTTTGAACAAATAGAAGTCAGAAAATATCCGCTGATTGAAGTGACAGTGGATAACGCCAGCCCTTTTCACTGCTTAAACGAGGTTTCCATCCGTTCAAGCATTATTAAAACCTTTGTGATGGACGTGCTGATTGATGATCTGCACTTTGAAACGTTTAGAGGAGACGGAATGATCATCTCAACCCCGACAGGCAGCACCGCATATAACAAGTCTGTCGCAGGAGCAGTTGTTGACCCGTTGCTTCCATGCATACAGGTATCTGAGCTTGCATCCCTTAACAATAACACCTATCGGACACTCGGCTCGCCATTTGTCCTCAGCTCTGACCGAAAGCTGACCCTTCGTGTAATGCAAGACGGCAATGAGCACCCGATCATCGGTTTGGACAATGAAGCACTCAGTACAAGAAACGTGAAAACAATCGAAATCAAACTGTCTGACAAAAAAATCAAAACAGTCAAACTAAAGGACAATTCATTTTGGGAGAAAGTGAAGCGTACTTTTTTATAG
- a CDS encoding amidohydrolase, with translation MKAIWHGGFIYTMLEEGDRTEAVYVEDGVIKGTGSYERLKKKYGSPDTEEISLNGAVMFPGFVDSHLHLIGHGEKQLQLDLSALTSKEAVLQAVKERERQYPEGDWLVGEGWNENQFETPDYLTKHDLDRLFPDRPVLLKRVCRHAITVNSAALQAAGISRNTSDPDGGVIVKDANGEPTGLLFDKAQNLILKAVPPVSQHYVDEALTAAIEDCWTKGLTGGHSEDLSYYGDVSVPMKAYEKTAASGKYPFRCHLLVHHEAVDRWEQLEKPSGPYVEFGAMKIFADGALGGRTALLKEPYHDDPSTNGVQVHDDETLGRLIRKAREKGMEVAVHAIGDLAFEKVLNAIEKHPPRSGRHDRLIHAQVLNDELIEKAARMPIAIDIQPHFVTSDFPWVIDRLGKGRMKTAFAWKTLMSKGILCAGGSDAPIEPADPLLGIQSAVLRKSTHEQNGPSYNENECLTVYEAIELYTEGSAGIIYKDNSRGKIAEGYDADFTVLSDDPFAIDPAQLHLLDIKKTVINGQIVYEKS, from the coding sequence GTGAAGGCGATATGGCACGGCGGTTTCATTTATACGATGCTCGAAGAAGGCGATCGGACAGAGGCGGTTTATGTTGAGGATGGTGTCATAAAAGGCACCGGCAGCTATGAGCGCCTGAAGAAAAAATACGGGTCCCCGGACACAGAAGAAATCAGCCTGAACGGGGCAGTGATGTTTCCCGGATTTGTCGACAGCCATTTACACTTGATCGGCCACGGCGAGAAACAGCTTCAGCTCGATCTGTCTGCGCTGACGTCGAAAGAAGCTGTTTTACAGGCTGTCAAGGAAAGAGAGCGTCAGTATCCTGAAGGCGATTGGCTCGTTGGAGAAGGCTGGAATGAAAATCAATTTGAGACACCGGACTATTTGACCAAGCATGATCTTGATCGTTTATTTCCGGACAGGCCCGTCTTGCTTAAGCGGGTATGCCGGCATGCGATAACTGTTAATTCTGCGGCTCTTCAAGCGGCGGGGATTTCAAGAAACACTTCTGACCCTGACGGCGGAGTCATCGTAAAAGATGCAAATGGAGAGCCGACCGGGCTTCTGTTTGATAAGGCGCAGAATCTGATTCTGAAGGCTGTCCCGCCAGTCTCCCAGCACTATGTTGATGAGGCGCTCACAGCTGCGATAGAGGATTGCTGGACAAAAGGCCTGACGGGCGGACATTCGGAAGACTTGTCCTATTATGGTGATGTTTCGGTGCCGATGAAAGCTTATGAGAAAACTGCCGCTAGCGGAAAGTATCCGTTTCGCTGTCATTTGCTCGTTCATCATGAAGCGGTCGATCGATGGGAGCAGCTGGAGAAGCCGTCGGGCCCGTATGTGGAATTCGGTGCCATGAAAATATTTGCTGACGGGGCGCTTGGCGGGAGAACGGCTTTATTGAAAGAACCATATCACGACGATCCATCCACTAATGGTGTTCAGGTTCATGATGATGAAACCCTTGGCCGGCTTATTCGAAAAGCGAGAGAAAAAGGCATGGAGGTTGCCGTTCATGCGATCGGCGATCTTGCGTTTGAAAAAGTGCTGAACGCAATTGAAAAGCATCCGCCCCGAAGCGGCCGGCATGATCGGCTGATTCATGCTCAAGTGCTCAATGACGAATTAATTGAAAAAGCGGCACGCATGCCGATCGCAATTGATATTCAGCCTCATTTCGTCACCAGTGATTTTCCTTGGGTCATTGACCGTCTCGGAAAAGGCAGGATGAAAACTGCCTTTGCATGGAAAACGCTGATGTCCAAAGGCATTTTATGCGCGGGCGGCTCAGACGCCCCGATTGAGCCTGCTGACCCGCTTCTTGGCATCCAGTCCGCGGTGCTCCGAAAAAGCACCCATGAACAGAACGGGCCAAGCTATAATGAAAACGAATGTTTGACGGTGTATGAAGCGATTGAGCTCTATACAGAAGGAAGCGCCGGGATCATTTATAAAGACAATTCACGCGGAAAAATTGCCGAGGGCTATGACGCGGATTTTACGGTTCTCAGCGATGATCCATTTGCAATTGACCCTGCACAGCTTCATCTTTTGGACATTAAAAAAACCGTGATCAACGGCCAGATTGTATATGAGAAGTCATAA